Proteins encoded in a region of the Leishmania infantum JPCM5 genome chromosome 5 genome:
- a CDS encoding nitroreductase-like protein, with translation MLRRSRRLLLAAAGARPAAFTPRAREAAGTCGNEERDSNTSSGHGGFLATLRHLVAWNRTNAAAAASSSSASCAETPACVSNNAALDAVEAVVRARWTCRQFDTAKPIDLDTLKRVLAATTRAPTGFNLQGWHAVVVTNTAVREQLFKAALGQPQVLQAPATVVFVGDTEPERNAPQALEMGLETGYYSPLYGAAYLRNIYYFMHGGPMQSMAAVKSVVSAWYSQAAGTPLISVPVSRAGYAWKQTMIPATTFVNLCAAAGWDTCMMEGIDEDAVKRALGVPAERYTVPVIISVGYATAAEAEKRQVGSSRFATPHTVRWNKF, from the coding sequence ATGCTtcgccgcagtcgccgcTTGCTGTTGGCTGCAGCAGGGGCCCGCCCTGCCGCCTTCACCCCTCGAGCCAGAGAGGCCGCCGGCACCTGCGGCAACGAGGAGCGCGACAGCAACACCAGCAGTGGCCATGGCGGCTTTCTAGCCACGCTGCGCCATCTCGTGGCGTGGAACCGCACgaacgcggcggccgccgcatcgTCGTCATCCGCGTCGTGTGCAGAAACCCCAGCATGCGTCAGCAACAACGCAGCActcgacgccgtcgaggcCGTCGTGCGCGCCCGGTGGACGTGCCGGCAGTTCGACACGGCGAAGCCGATAGACCTCGACACCCTCAAGCGCGTCTTGGCGGCGACGACCCGCGCCCCGACCGGTTTCAACCTTCAGGGCTGGCACGCGGTCGTCGTCACCAAcacggcggtgcgggagCAGCTCTTCAAGGCAGCGCTCGGCCAGCCGCAagtgctgcaggcgccggCGACTGTCGTCTTCGTTGGAGACACGGAGCCGGAGCGGAACGCGCCGCAGGCGCTTGAGATGGGGCTCGAGACGGGCTACTATAGCCCCCTCTACGGTGCCGCCTACCTGCGCAACATCTACTACTTCATGCATGGCGGTCCGATGCAGTCGATGGCCGCCGTGAAGTCGGTCGTGAGTGCGTGGTACAGCCAGGCGGCTGGCACGCCGCTCATCTCCGTCCCGGTGAGCCGCGCCGGCTACGCGTGGAAGCAGACGATGATTCCGGCGACGACGTTCGTGAatctctgcgccgccgccggctggGACACGTGCATGATGGAGGGCATCGACGAGGATGCCGTCAAGCGAGCCTTGGGAGTGCCGGCGGAACGGTACACGGTGCCGGTCATCATCAGCGTCGGCTACGCGaccgccgcggaggccgaGAAACGCCAGGTGGGCAGCTCCCGCTTCGCGACGCCGCACACCGTGCGGTGGAACAAGTTCTAG